Proteins co-encoded in one Nicotiana sylvestris chromosome 7, ASM39365v2, whole genome shotgun sequence genomic window:
- the LOC104221627 gene encoding uncharacterized protein, translating into MENSVVVSVQEMHQPPSAEFDSSAHSNLKGEREEATLVRQQSTRRPNLSSLQIPTRSLENALSSFTRIDVPSPNSARSGLPPRPHSAKFMSSMKNLIPQKSTRTKNVTHDGEKTVLIIPDTPLSDKPSTSRSFSLNKVLFSSMTRSIRSLPETPMGTVVKPAEDNHLDTQLELIKPEAQQHMKRSFSVPIHVKSRSLRRTDTSGSLIRVISKTVRPTTDSDASADISQETENATDNSGEDIPEEEAVCRICFVELGEESETFKMECSCKGELALAHKECTLKWFSIKGNKICDVCKQEVRNLPVTLLKIQNPPTAARRSQTVTQQREVPRYRVWQDVPILVMVSMLAYFCFLEQLLVTDLGARALAISLPFSCVLGLLSSMIASTMVSKSYIWAYASFQFAIVILFAHIFYAVLNVSALLSVLLSSFTGFGIAISTNSLLVEYLRWRASRRLRSSPAQTTSAMQPHVLPDQRYYSYIDNTSRQQRHNNSQQQQHQPLHNPVVGQLENPGLQEIRIQSS; encoded by the exons ATGGAAAATTCTGTGGTTGTTTCTGTTCAAGAAATGCATCAGCCACCTTCAGCTGAATTTGATTCTTCTGCTCATTCTAATCTT aaaggagagagagaggaAGCCACTTTAGTGCGGCAACAGTCAACAAGACGGCCAAATCTCTCCTCTCTGCAAATACCTACAAGATCTTTGGAAAATGCATTATCCAGTTTTACAAGAATAGATGTTCCAAGTCCTAACTCTGCCCGATCAGGGTTGCCCCCGAGGCCCCACTCTGCTAAGTTCATGTCATCTATGAAGAATCTGATTCCACAGAAGAGCACTAGGACAAAAAATGTAACCCACGATGGCGAAAAGACAGTTCTCATTATCCCAGACACGCCTCTTTCAGATAAGCCTTCAACTTCAAGATCGTTTTCTCTGAATAAAGTTTTGTTCTCTTCGATGACAAGATCAATCCGCTCTTTACCAGAGACGCCAATGGGAACTGTGGTAAAGCCTGCAGAGGACAATCATTTGGATACTCAGTTAGAGTTAATT AAACCTGAAGCTCAACAGCATATGAAGCGTTCATTTTCAGTGCCTATACATGTTAAAAGCAGAAGCTTAAGGAGGACAGATACTAGTGGCAGTCTCATCCGTGTCATTTCCAAAACTGTTCGCCCAACTACAGATTCTGATGCCTCAGCAGACATATCACAGGAAACAGAAAATG CCACGGATAATAGTGGTGAAGATATTCCTGAGGAAGAGGCTGTTTGCAGAATTTGCTTTGTTGAACTTGGTGAAGaaagtgaaacatttaaaatggAATGCAGCTGCAAAGGAGAGCTTGCACTTGCTCACAAGGAGTGTACCTTGAAGTGGTTTAGTATTAAGGGTAACAAGATTTGTGATGTCTGCAAGCAGGAAGTGCGAAACCTCCCTGTAAcattattaaaaattcaaaatccTCCAACTGCTGCCAGAAGGTCCCAAACTGTTACACAGCAGAGGGAAGTGCCTCGCTACAG AGTCTGGCAAGACGTACCTATCCTTGTCATGGTCAGCATGCTTGCCTACTTTTGCTTTCTGGAGCAGCTTCTG GTGACTGACTTAGGCGCTCGTGCTCTTGCTATCTCTTTACCTTTCTCTTGTGTTTTAGGTCTCCTTTCTTCTATGATAGCTTCTACAATGG TCAGCAAGAGTTACATATGGGCTTATGCGTCATTTCAGTTTGCAATTGTTATCCTCTTCGCCCATATATTCTATGCAGTG CTTAATGTTAGTGCACTTCTATCGGTGCTGCTTTCTTCCTTCACTGGTTTCGGTATTGCAATTAGTACCAACTCGCTCCTTGTAGAGTATTTGAGGTGGAGAGCAAGCAGGCGTCTACGATCATCCCCTGCACAAACAACCAGTGCCATGCAACCACATGTTCTGCCTGATCAAAGATATTATAGCTACATTGACAACACCTCACGCCAACAACGCCATAATAATAGTCAGCAGCAACAACACCAACCATTGCATAATCCTGTTGTTGGACAATTAGAGAATCCGGGGCTGCAAGAGATTAGGATTCAGAGTTCTTAA
- the LOC104221628 gene encoding uncharacterized protein yields MGLKQVLKALDAFPRAEDHLLQKTKSGAFVSIVGLVIMATLFLHELSYYLSTNTVHQMAVDLRRGETLPIHINMTFPSLPCDVLSVDAIDMSGKHEVDLDTNIWKLRLNRDGHITGTEYLSDLVEKEHKHDDHKDHHEDSDNKTHLQGFDQDAENMIKKVKQALANGEGCRVYGVLDVQRVAGNFHISVHGLNIFVAQMIFGGSTHVNVSHIIHDLSFGPKYPGIHNPLDGTERILRGASGTFKYYIKIVPTEYRYLSKEVLPTNQFSVTEYFSPINEFDRTWPAVYFLYDLSPITVTIREERRSFLHFITRLCAVLGGTFALTGMLDKWMYRFLEAVMKKNSRSLVR; encoded by the exons ATGGGGTTGAAGCAAGTTCTAAAAGCCCTGGATGCTTTTCCACGTGCAGAAGATCATTTGTTGCAGAAGACTAAATCTGGCGCCTTTg TTTCCATTGTGGGGCTGGTTATCATGGCAACACTATTTTTGCATGAACTGAGTTACTATCTTAGTACAAATACAGTTCATCAG ATGGCTGTTGACTTGAGACGTGGAGAGACTCTACCCATACACATTAATATGACATTCCCCTCTTTACCTTGTGATG TTCTAAGTGTGGATGCAATTGATATGTCGGGGAAGCATGAAGTAGACCTTGATACAAACATATGGAAG CTTCGCTTGAACAGAGATGGGCATATTACTGGAACTGAGTATTTGTCAGACCTTGTGGAAAAGGAACATAAACATG ATGACCACAAAGACCATCATGAAGATTCAGATAACAAAACCCATCTGCAAGGGTTCGATCAAGATGCTGAAAATATGATTAAGAAGGTTAAGCAAGCATTGGCTAATGGGGAGGGATGCAGA GTCTATGGTGTTTTGGATGTCCAACGTGTTGCCGGAAATTTCCATATATCTGTTCATGGGTTGAATATTTTTGTTGCTCAAATG ATTTTTGGAGGTTCTACTCATGTGAATGTGAGCCATATCATCCATGACTTATCATTTGGGCCCAAATATCCAGGTATTCACAACCCGCTTGATGGAACAGAACGAATTCTGCGTGGGGCAAGTGGAACATTCAAATATTACATTAAG ATTGTTCCCACTGAATACAGGTATTTATCAAAAGAAGTTTTGCCAACTAATCAGTTCTCTGTAACGGAATACTTTTCTCCCATCAATGAGTTTGATCGGACATGGCCAG CTGTATATTTCTTATATGATTTATCACCAATCACTGTGACCATCAGAGAAGAACGTCGCAGTTTTCTGCACTTTATTACTCGGCTCTGTGCAGTTCTGGGTGGTACATTTGCCTTGACAG gcatgctagataaatgGATGTACAGGTTCCTTGAAGCAGTTATGAAGAAAAACAGCAGAAGTCTTGTGCGATAA
- the LOC104221630 gene encoding uncharacterized protein encodes MKADDDVYLRLAPLASSLQPLPRVDLYYGFVIPCPSMNAFVHYMSGMGFILSWDLVEWIGRSNIPANNTYGPEDKLVGQWLNLGNKAKNRFSNKPRMYDYPGTNGRCSHELIPDTIAVHRLKKWEQWVDVLRFFNVTKQLQPSDLYSISFD; translated from the coding sequence ATGAAGGCGGATGATGATGTGTACTTGAGGCTTGCACCATTAGCGTCATCTCTCCAACCATTACCTAGAGTTGATTTATACTATGGTTTTGTTATACCTTGTCCTAGCATGAACGCGTTCGTGCATTACATGTCTGGAATGGGGTTTATTTTATCGTGGGATCTAGTGGAATGGATTGGAAGATCAAATATTCCTGCCAACAATACTTATGGTCCAGAAGATAAGTTGGTTGGTCAATGGCTAAATTTGGGAAATAAAGcaaaaaataggttttctaacaAACCAAGAATGTATGATTATCCAGGAACTAATGGGAGATGTTCACATGAGCTAATCCCAGATACAATAGCTGTTCATAGGCTAAAGAAGTGGGAGCAATGGGTAGATGTTCTAAGATTTTTCAATGTAACTAAACAACTTCAACCTTCTGATCTTTATAGTATATCATTTGATTAA
- the LOC104221629 gene encoding membrane-associated progesterone-binding protein 4, whose protein sequence is MASFLGNSFLGISLIVALLSLLLFKISPLKSLYSTPQNFQRLFTVEELAIYNGSDPSLPIFLGIIGSVFDVSKGKSHYGVGGGYNHFAGRDASRAFVSGNFTGDGLTDSLHGLSSAEVKSIVDWRDFYFRTYTFVGKLVGRYYDSEGNPTKYLKGAEAKAARGAQLMEKQKKEEAKLPSCNSRWSQEEGSEVWCDDGYPRLVQRPEQIALTGKMSKRCACFKEDDLGQPGLEVYEGCDYLAKTCRL, encoded by the exons ATGGCTTCATTTTTAGGGAATTCATTTTTAGGGATTTCTCTAATAGTGGCTCTTCTCTCTTTGCTCCTTTTCAAGATTTCCCCTCTCAAATCACTTTACTCTACTCCACAA AATTTTCAGAGACTTTTTACTGTTGAAGAACTTGCAATTTACAATGGGTCTGATCCAAGCTTGCCCATTTTTCTTGGTATTATTGG GTCAGTATTTGATGTGAGCAAAGGAAAGAGTCACTATGGTGTAGGAGGTGGCTACAACCATTTTGCTGGAAg AGATGCTTCACGTGCATTTGTATCTGGAAATTTTACAG GAGATGGCCTTACTGACTCACTGCACGGTTTATCCAGTGCTGAG GTTAAAAGTATTGTTGACTGGAGAGACTTCTACTTCAGAACATACAC ATTTGTCGGTAAGCTTGTAGGTCGCTATTATGACAGTGAAGGCAATCCCACAAAGTACTTAAAAGGGGCTGAAGCAAAGGCCGCCAGAGGTGCTCAGCTGATGGAAAAACAGAAGAAGGAAGAGGCTAAACTACCTAGCTGTAACTCAAGGTGGAGTCAAGAAGAGGGTTCAGAG GTTTGGTGTGACGATGGATATCCAAGATTAGTTCAACGACCTGAGCAGATTGCATTGACCGGAAAAATGAGCAAACGTTGTGCTTGCTTTAAAGAGGATGATCTTGGCCAGCCAGGTTTGGAGGTCTACGAAGGATGTGATTATTTAGCCAAAACATGCCGGTTATAA
- the LOC138872758 gene encoding uncharacterized protein: MKHSEVQHQLFRRFIVRELEESFLEAFLIHVNGTTLCFSLREFVVVIGLNFVGDVEDFKFNTKRPNRLVETYFGGAKTVKKTDLVKCFNDNNWGFDNDEDVVKIVVLYFMHTFILSSEKNCTIIPRKHFDLVEGGRYCDYPWGKEAFTALLKFISRKMDSQKKYYRITDMSLAMQMKYNNIQPIVTELAVIQNNHSMYSYIRF; the protein is encoded by the exons ATGAAGCATTCTGAGGTTCAACATCAATTGTTCAGGCGCTTCATAGTGCGAGAGCTAGAAGAAAGTTTTCTTGAAGCATTTCTCATACATGTAAATGGAACAACATTGTGCTTTTCACTCAGGGAGTTTGTGGTAGTCATTGGTCTAAATTTTGTTGGTGATGTTGAAGATTTTAAGTTCAACACAAAGAGGCCTAACAGGCTCGTGGAGACATACTTTGGCGGAGCAAAGACTGTGAAGAAGACTGATTTGGTAAAATGCTTTAATGACAACAATTGGGGCTTTGACAACGATGAAGATGTGGTTAAAATAGTTGTGTTGTATTTCATGCATACATTCATATTATCCAGTGAGAAGAATTGCACAATTATTCCAAGGAAACATTTTGACTTGGTCGAAGGTGGGAGATATTGTGATTACCCATGGGGTAAGGAGGCATTCACTGCCCTTCTCAAATTTATTAGCCGGAAGATGGATTCTCAGAAGAAGTATTACAGGATTACTGACATGTCTCTTGCTATGCAA ATGAAATACAACAACATTCAACCAATCGTTACAGAGCTTGCAGTTATTCAGAATAATCACAGCATGTATTCGTATATCAGATTTTAG